From Symphalangus syndactylus isolate Jambi chromosome 5, NHGRI_mSymSyn1-v2.1_pri, whole genome shotgun sequence:
gcaaccacgtcagggtaatttttttgtattttcagtagagacggggtttcaccatgttagccagaatggtctcatctcctgaccttgtgatccgcctgcctcggcctcccaaagtgctgggattataggcgtgagccactgtgccctttAAATTGGATAATTTTTGTCGGCCAcatatggttttgttttcttgtgtggATGGGTAGATCTTTTCTAATATGTCGAGTTACTTAACTTATATAACAAATATGTATCAAGTGCATCCCTTATGCCCCATCCTTACGTCAAGTAtcaagcaaataatgaacaggaTAGAGAAAATGCTAACCCTTAAGTATGTAACAATGCAggaggagagaaataaaaagcacataATTATAAACAGCAGGTGTATTTTGGGTGCGTTTAGAACATGGCTGCGCTTAGAGGTTAGGGAGAGTGTTCTCCCAGGAAATAGTGTTCATGAGTTAGTCAGGTAAGACTCAAGTTGGAGAAGGACATAAAAGGGTTTTCAAGCAAAGGAAATATTTAACTGCATAAGAAGTTcacttaaaacatttctatttaatAATGATACTGCTTAAAGTTATTTCCTCACAGGACAACTTACACTAGGTgtcttcatattttatattaagtTTACAAAGATCCCTTTTCCCTTCATGtctttcataaaatgaaattaacaaatcgAAATATGTTTGCAGGTGTTTGTGAAGAAATGAGGTTCCAGTTGGCAGGTAAAAGTTCACATGTTATGGGGATTTAGGAAAGCCTCTCCCACCCACAGCAGTCTGGGCTTCAGCACACTGTCATGTTGGACTGCAACATTGAGGACCTGCTGACCCCTTCCAGATTGACCTTGTAGGTGAatcttttggtaaatatttgacaaaCTCTCCAGTCTTTCTATTTAGAGCCCAGCATGAAAACCCAAGAGAGCTGCTGGGTGCTCTCTCCCCATGCCCCAAGCTGCTGTCTCTGCAGGATCAGGTGTCATGAAGTAAACTCATTTCACATCTGGAAGCCTCTTTCTCTAGGTCTGGCTGCCTCCTAGGCAGCATCAGGGACGAGTCGCTCTGCCCCATGCCTTACTCCTTTCTCATATTCTCACATTCTGTTTCTCCTGCAAGGGCTAGGTCCTCTATGGCCTGGCCAGGGTGCCTGTGTGAGTGAGCTTGGGACAGCTTTGGAAAGGGTGGTTCTCCTTGCCTCTGACAGCAGAGAGGAAAGTGGACACAACACAAGGAGTTACACGGGGATGTAAGGGGACTGTTTGCCTGGTGATTTCTGGGCTTGATTGCAAGAAGTGCACAGGGGTTACAACTCTTGCAAGGCATCAGTCCAGCAGTGAGGGAAGTATTAAGGCATTAGAGAAGATGACCAGCACCATGTGTGGCAGGGACAACAGCCCATAGTCCTACTCCAGAAATGAAACATCCTGGATATCCCCACAATTTTAAATGATAAGGGGCAGATTTATTTCGATTCTGGAGAAACTTTTTGATGGGCTGTGGGGAGGCAAGATTTCTAAACAATCCTAACACTTCTGAACAGGTGAGACACTCACATTGGTTTTGTGTAAGAGGTGCCATCAAAGCCAGGTCACCCCTGCCTGGGTGATGGCAGAAATGTCCCACTTTCCCCGCAGAACCCCCTTGAAAGACTTCACGGGAAGCTTGTAAACTGGGATGGATTTCATCTCAGCATGAACAGGGGCTTCCTAAGCATTTCCAGCACCTGCCCCCTCCTGTTAAGTAATGCCAGTAAGTGTGGGGAATTCCAAATTATAATTCCTTCACCCTAATAGGACTCCCAGTTTACTTCTTTGGGGTGTTATGTGACATGTGTCTTCTTCATTATCCATCTTCCACAGAAAAGTTTCTGGCTTTGGCCAAATGGTCTTTCCCACTCTTTTGTAGTTTAAAGGACTTCTGGTCTTATTAAAGCCCCCTTTCTCCCGGCTACCCCTTGCAGGACTAAAAATTCACAATGAGATTTTTCTTCAGGCATTGCCCCTAAAGCCCATCCGCAGCCCATCCCATCCTCTGAGGATTACCTAGTGGCTCACCGCAACTGAAGGGCTGCGAGGCCACAGACATCCTGATGGACAACCCACCTCCCTCTCTCAGGTGTCTTGTGTATTTGTCAGAGAAGGCACCTTCACCTCCAACCCTCAGGAAAGATtgtttcaaatcccagcttcactGCTAAACAGGAATATCACTTTGTTAGGTTAATTAATCTCTCCAAAAGTAAGTTTAATTTGCACAATCAGAATGATATTGCTTTCTCCAAAATATCatgagaattagaaaaataaaattcctagcCTTTTTGTATGTGTGGCCCATGAACCCATGTGAGTGTAGGCTcccacataaaatttaaatttaaaaataaataacctaaaaGCCACAGGGTATAGGGGAGTTGTAGGCAGGTGGAGATTAACGTGGGCTCTGGATTCATTCTGAGTTCAAGTCCTAGCTCCTTATTAATCTTTATGAGCTATGGGAAGTTCATTACCTATATTATTCCTGTGTTTCCTCCATGGTGCAGAGGCAGTAGGTGCCTGCCCGACAGgcctgttgtgaggattagataaaaggagaaaaatacatgTTAGGGCTTAGTACAACGTCTCActcttttatattataaatatgttatatatctaTTAATAGATGCCACATCTATTAATTATGATAAAATGTAGAAACttaaggaaattatttttgttttttattcccaTATGATGTGATTATAGacaatctgttttgttttgtatacTTGTTTTTGAAATAATCATGAGTTACATTTAAGGACAATAAAACTATAAACTTCACAAATTTAGGAGTAATCATGAGCAGCGATTTTTCCCACCCTATTAGGGGAAATAGTTATATCTGTATATACTGTAAAATAGAGAATTGTCTCATTCCCAACCACACTGCTTTGTTAAAATGATAAAGTACACTTTTCCAAAAATGATTGTATCACAAGAATCTTTAATGTTTACTTTAAAGTTGACTCACGGTGGGGTTGTATATGTGTTTAGTAAAGTGTGCCAAGTGCTCACATTGAGACCAGTCCAGTTCGAATTAGTTTACTCCACGAGGGTGTTTTCTGTGCCCAGCAAGGTCATGAAGGGCCTTGACTTTTCTTGGTTAGGCCGGCTTTGCTGGTGACTTCTTCCAAACTCTGCAGGAGCAGTCTACCCCAACACACATCATCAGTCCCATATAAAAGAATAAGATGGAAACTTTCTCAATGTATTTCATCAGTTTAGCACATCTCTGGTACAAAAATCCAAGAAAGGTAGCACAAAAGCGAAAGCACCAACCAAGCTTACATATAAACAAACATGCATACATCCTAAATACTACACAATAGTACCCAAATGAATACAACATTGCATTAAAGGTATAAAAGCACTGTACTGAAAACATAAAAGTTACACGTGAATACTGCACTGTAAATCCTGAATACTATAATGACCCGCCCCCACCCATCCACAGCCCTGGTGAGGGTCAGAAACCATCTGCCTCCAGACTTTGCTAGTCCTCGGAGACACTGCTGCGAGGGTAGTAGGCAGTGGGATTAGCCTCCCGCAGAGCTCTGGCCTCCTCCAGAGCTTCTCTGTATCGGGAGGGCCAGGCCTGGGGGTCTTTCTTAAAGACCCTGGCCAGGAATTCCATGATTTGCATCTTGGTGATTTCGCGGCTGGCCCGGGAGCCCCAGAAGAACTCGTATTCGGGCGGCTCCACGTATGGGACGCGCTGGTACTTCAGGTAATTCATTTGGACGAACTCCTCAGTGATGAGCTTCCGCACGTCCCCGAAGGTGGAGTGCTTCTTCCAGGGCCGCAGCCCCAGGATGCGCAGCACGTTCCAGACGGCGCTCTCTCTGGCGCCGCGGCCCTTCACGTAGATGAGGCTCAGGATCATGAGCAGGAGGCCTGTCATGGGCATGCGGTTGCTCAGTGCCACCCTGTCCAGCTCCTCGGGCTCCAGCGCTTTGACCAGCGCAAACTCCATAGTGTGCAGGCTGGTTAGCCTCAGGTGCAGCCCGAACACCCGGGCGAGGATGAGGCTGGTGCGCCGGAGGATGCTCCTGCACCACTTCTTGTAGCTGCCGATGACATCTTTCACCATGTCTGGAAACCAGATGATCATCTTCTTCTGGTCCTTGACCAGCACGTACCACATGAGCTCGTGCGCCTTCTGCACCAGCTGCGCCGGGGCTGGCGGTGCCGGGCCCGGCTGGGCCGCGCTCGGGGCCTGGTGGGCGCGGCCCTCCTCCGCAGCCTGCTGCAGGGCCTTCGGGTCGCCCTCGTCGTTCGGGGCCTGGGGAGGCGGCGCGGCCTGCGGGGCGGCCGTCGGGCCTAGAGGAGGGCTCTGCGGCTCTGCCAGGGTCGCGGACGGAGGAACCCCCTCCGGAACCCCAGGGCTGCTGTGCACCTCGGAGTTGGGGGCCTCGGCTGCAAAGTTAGGGTCGCTCAGATCCTTACTTTGTTCTGACATGTCTGCGTCGTCTGGCAAGGGCAGGGCCTCTGCGTCCAGGAGCTCTTCGAGTCTGCGCTCCCTCCGCGGATTCCTAGAGAGGAAGTGCGCGTTGCTGCGCGCGGCGCCTTCCGCAGCGGCGGGCAGGGCGGGGCGGCGGCGGGACGCGGCACTGCGCCTGCGCGACCGCGGCCTTGGCCGGAGGCTGGGGGCGGGCAGGGCAGCGCGGGGCCCCGACGGGGAGGGTCCATGGCGAGGCTTCACCTGCTGGGAGAGCGATCTCGGGGTTTCCTATTTGGGCTGAGAAGATCTAGGGCAAGAGAAGAGTGAGATGGATGCGTACTGGAGAAGGGACCAGTTTAGGGGAAAGATAAGTTTTTGGGATGTTGGGGTCAAGCTTCTTGGGAAACGCTTACCTGGGTATATCcagaattaagttaaatgtgagaGTCCCAGAGAAAGGTCTGGGCGGCTTTGTAAACTTGAGCTTTATGCGAACGAGTGAGAGGAACAGTCGGGCTTGTCCAAGAAAATGTGTAAACTGTAAAGTGGATGTCTGAGGTTGGAATCCTGAGAAATTCCAATAAAAAATGATCGACTCCCTCCCTACCGAATCAGAGGGgttataagaaaaggagaaatgcaGTGTGTCGTTAACGTAATTTTCTATCAACCCATGTGAACTATGAACTTTTCAAGTAGGCAACGGACTTAGAGCATCATTAATGCTTTAACGGGCATAAATTTGGGTTTTACACTTCCTTTGGGTAACtttgattccattttatttttttccatacttAGTCCATAGCAGAAGGATTGCTATATCTTTTAGCACAAACTTGTATGATACTGTCTTTTCCCTCTGCCCAGCACCCTCATTCTTCAATTCACCTTCTCTCAGGACCCTCTCTGAAGCTACTGAGTCCTCCACGTTGGAAGCCACACCCAAGTCCTtcctgagattaaaaaaaaatagatcccaTGGGTAATATCTGGTAGTGTCTCTGAGATGACCAAAGGGTAGCAGGGGCAACATGGGTAACCCTGTTTTCCAAGTATAGAAAACAGATTCCCAGTGGGCAAAGACAAAACTGTTACTCCTACACGCTCTCCATGAAAAAAAGGGTCATTGCTGGAGCCTCTGAAACCAGGGACCTTGATGCTGCTTCAGCATCCTTGGTCTGGGCCGATGTGGTCCTTCAGCTCTTCCCGGGTTTCTTCTCATCAGCAGCTTCTTAAATATGCTGTATTGAGTCTAGTTATTGCCACTCGAAGccaaaagcatatttaaaaattgtcttgACAAGTCTAGAGTCCTCACTGTGCGTATGTATCTTTTCCCACTTTATTTTTCCTCAAGCAGATTGATGTTGAAGGGTTTTCTGTGCTTTCTCTCTTTGGGTTTGCATGCACATAACACTTTTGGCAGAGCCATTACCACACCAGTCCCTGCAACAGGACTCTTTAGCTTCCCACTTCACCAGGGTAATTCCTAGATATCAGTCTTAGTTGGGattatttcaacacttttctcctcctcctcatcctcctccacctcctccttctcctctccatctacttctccttcttctccttcctctattTATGGAGATCTACCATTTTCTTGGGAACACCTTACAGAAATATGCTAATTATATTCATTGTTTTAAAGAATGTCTCTTGAACAGACTTATTACCCCCATGCTTCATAAATACAATCCTCATTTATTGCATTTAAATCTCCATTAATattctcctttattttgtttgggtatgtattattttctaactatttaaataaaatatttagaccaggtgcagtggctcacacctgtaatcccagtactttgggaaggcgaggtgggcagatcacctgaggtcaggagatcaagaccagcctggtcaaaatggcaaaacccagtctctactaaaaatacaaaaattagccgggtgtggtggcgggcgcccttaatcccagctacttgggaggctgaggcaggagactcgcttgaacctgggaggtggagtttgcagtcagctgagagcatgccactgcactccagcctgggcaacagagccagagtgTCTCAAACAttaagtaaataaagaaataaaatatttagttcatttgactttttttaataataaaagtgtTTGAACCAACTATTTGAATCTCAGCTTGGCTTTGGCCATAGGCTATGGTTTTTAACATTGTGATCTCATTAAAACTACATTCTCACATTTCACCCTCCGAGATATAATGGATTCTTGAAATTAAAGTGCAAGCTTGGGGCATGACAGCAATAAAAGGTGGCTCTGCTGAAGTGAGTATCAGCGCTCTGGCCAGAGAGCTGCTTGGACTTCAGTTGCTGCCTGGGCAGGACTGGATAATTGAGCTTCTACCTGGACTTCATTCTAGTGAAGTTGCCAGCATCAAGCAGACTGTGCAGAAGGCCTCTCCTGCAGCACACAGCACACTACACTTCTGACAGAAGGGTTGTCCAATGCTGTACCAGGGCCTGTCGATTAAGACCACCCTGAGAGATTACACTTGGAAGGCTTAAAGCCTTGGGTCTGATGCACAAGTCTGAAATGAAGCACAGGCTAGACCTGGAGCCCAACTGTGCACCTGCTAAAATGATATCATCTTCTTCCTGAGGAATGAAGAGGTTCAATTCCCCCCCAAAATCAAATTATTGGGAGTAGAAGTTTGGGTAGGTGTGGTAGTGGGACAAAATAAAGCCTGGGATAGCCTGTAGGTGGGGAGAGCATGCACGTGCAATGGGATAGATGGGTCAGTAGCTTGATGGCTGCCTAGTAGGGTGTGTGCCCATGAACCAGAGATCCGACCTTCAGAGTGATAACAAAAAGGACCAAAGACACTGTGAGAAATGAGGCGAAGCTAGTACTTGGGAGGCATCCACAACTACCTTGACCCGAGGCTCCAGACCTGGGGCAGAGCTCTAATGCTGTCCTGAGGGTCATGGGGATAATAAATCTTGCTGGGTGTCTCCAGGAGGGGCCCCTATTTGAGATGGGCAATAAGTCCTCTCAGGGCCAGCAGCTTAGTAGAAAAGTGTGAAGACTACAAAAATATATCTCAACTACTCATTAAATCAAAATTCTGTAAATAGAAGTTCTGTgaatagacacagaaaatataTGGAGAAGCTGTAACTTAAAATATTCTGGAGCAGACAGTTTTGCTGGTGGGTTACTTCGAACTCTGTAATGTGGAACAGATTACACAGCTGTGGAATAGGCTGTTCTTGGCAGACCCAGGAACAGGAGGAGAGGCCAGTCCCAGCCTTGGTTTCCATAGTGAACGGAGGAAGGGGGGTCACCCCAGAGCCTCTAGTGAGCAGTGCGCATGCTCGCAGTGCAGGGGCCCAGAGGCCCTGGATGAAACGTGAATCCTCTGGCTCTTCCCTGTCCACATAGGCAGCAACCTCCACCTTGGAGCCCCTAAACGGGCCCCAAATGCCTTTCAGGCCAAGGATCTTAAACAGAATTCACTTTAATGTGTTCAGCAAATATTGAGCAATATCTGTCAAGTGCCTGAAACATTTGCATTTCAGAAAAGTAGCTCAGTCTGAGGGAAAAACCCATGGCAGCTGGGACCCTTTTTTTGTTAGAAAACATTAAGAAGTGAGGACAGGCAGTGCTGCTTTCCAAAGTTGGGAGGGTGTAGGGAGGGACTGGCCCCTGGCCCTTCATCCCCAGCCTCCCTAGGGGGCCACTGCCCTTGCTCATCCATTCAAGGTCCATCGCATGCACTGAAATGGGAGAACTTTCAGTCCGGCCCAGCCCCAAGGAGCAGCTCTCTCAGAAAGTTAAGGAGTCTAGGCTGTCTTCTGAAAGGTTACCTGGATACAGAGTAAGATTGGAGTTTGGGGCAGGTGGACAAGCAGAGGCAGGGAGTCTCATTAGGGGTCCCTTCCCAGGAATCCATGTGAGAATGGGTGATGGCTTGCATTTACTTCATCTTCATTCACCAACTGTTTACTAACATTACATTTCAGGCCTTGTGCCTGGGGATACAATGAGAAGAGACATGGTCTCTGTAATCTGTAGTGAGGGAAAGTGGTGGAGAAAAAGAGccttaaaagagaaaacaaatgccTGATCAAATCATATGTCATGATGCATATTGTGAAGCGATATTATCACCAAGAGTGGGACAGAGGGAGCCGAGGTTCGATAGAAATGCCAGGGAAAATATAAACAGCAATGGAAGGTGAGGGGAGATTGTGAATAACAGGCACATCCAGGATTCTGTCTCCGGCGGCCAATTGAGCAGGACAGTGCAGCTAGGAGATGCAGGTGCCATTTCCTGAAACCATGCAGAGAGGAGGACCAGAAGATTCTGGGAAGACCGAATGGTCTTACCCAGTGGATATCTGGATTGACAGAACTCAGCAAAAACGCCTGCGCTGGAAAGAGAAGTTTGGAAGGTAAAGAAGCTAAATCACATCACCCTGAGAGTGTCTGGAGCAGTGCTCTTTAATGATATGAGGATGGCGTAATGTTTCATTGTGTGAGAACATAGCATACGCCACAGAGGCTGTGTCCcttcacatgcacacatatacgcCCTCCAGACACGGGAAAACTAACAGgaaagtggagaaaagaaaaaaggaaccaTCCCCACACACCACCAAAAGCCCTTTTACGGGCAGTGCAGTCCCCAATTGAGaatcacagaaaataacaagcagAGAGGAGTGCAGAGAGAGAGGCGCAGCAATAGGCCCAGGTGATTTAAGCCTTTTTCCAGATGATCCTATGACCATCCCAACTGGAGCTATTTCTGGAACATATTAAAATAGCTTGCCTCATCTTAAACACTCTTCTCTAAGATAAACTATATTCAGGCAGATGTTGGGTTCCAGTTTGTGCTGTATTATTCCTTTTACATGTCACTGGACTTaatttggtaatatttttttttttttttagctgagaGTTTTTATCTATATCCTCAGCAGTGATATTGGTCTATATCTGGTTTTGACATTATAACCTCATAAAACTACTGGTCCCTCCTTCTCTTCAGCTTTATGGAATAAATTGTGtagaattgtttttatttcttctgcaaatgtttggtagaaattTTCAGTGAAACTATCAGTGCCTGAAGGTTTCTTTTTCAGAGAGTTTGTAACTATTTGTTTTAATTGTAAGCCTATTCAGATTATC
This genomic window contains:
- the NDN gene encoding necdin translates to MSEQSKDLSDPNFAAEAPNSEVHSSPGVPEGVPPSATLAEPQSPPLGPTAAPQAAPPPQAPNDEGDPKALQQAAEEGRAHQAPSAAQPGPAPPAPAQLVQKAHELMWYVLVKDQKKMIIWFPDMVKDVIGSYKKWCRSILRRTSLILARVFGLHLRLTSLHTMEFALVKALEPEELDRVALSNRMPMTGLLLMILSLIYVKGRGARESAVWNVLRILGLRPWKKHSTFGDVRKLITEEFVQMNYLKYQRVPYVEPPEYEFFWGSRASREITKMQIMEFLARVFKKDPQAWPSRYREALEEARALREANPTAYYPRSSVSED